The Vibrio cyclitrophicus sequence ATGTTAGATTCAAGGTACAAAAAAGCCCCTATTGATTAGGGGCTTTGAACAAATATCATTGAATCACTTTCGAGCTTATAGCTGCGCTATCAAGGTTATAGCTCAGCTATCAAAGTTATTGCTCAGCTATCAAGCTTATTACTCAGCTTCTTCAATAAGCTCTTGAACTGGAGATACCGGTCTGTTTTGAGCAAAACCGCGCAAGCCAACAACATGTACGTGCTCGTGATCTTTGAAGACCTTACGAACCAGTTTATACGTTGTACCTTTCTCAGGGCTGATGTTCTCTGGTGCTGCAATCAGAAGTTGCATACCTAAACGGTCACACAGCTCGAACAAAGTAGAGATAGATTTCGCATCCAGACGGGCTGCTTCATCGAGGAACAACAAACGACATGGAACAATGTCTTTGCTACGAAGTCGACGAGACTCTTCTTCCCAGCTCTGAACAACCATCAGTAGGATAGATTGACCGGTACCGATCGCTTCACCGGTAGACAGTGCGCCCGATTCCGCTTGTAACCAACCATCTGAACCACGGTTAACTTCAACACTTAGCTCTAGGTAGTTACGGTAATCGAGTAGCTCTTCACCCAAAACTTGCGGAGAACGTTGACCCATATCGATATGTGGGTTCACACGTTGGAACAACTTCGCCATCGCTTCTGAGAAGGTAAAGCGCGTTGATTCAAACAAGTCTTTATGTTGTTCTTGTTGAGTCGCTAACCCTGATAGCAAGATCTCGTGGCTTTCACGGATCTTAACGTTCAGACGTACGCCCTTAACCTGACCAAAGTAAATGTTCGACAAGCCTTGGTTCAGCATTCGAATACGGTTCTGCTCACGTTGAATCGTCTTCTTAATGATGCTTGCTACCGACTCAGAGCTGATCGCGAGGCGGTTTTCACGCTGGGTCAGCTCTTCAGTTAGTCGAGCTAGTTCAACTTCCATCTCTTCGATTGCTTCAACCGGATCATCCGTATGAATGATGTCTTGGCGAATACGCTCACGAAGGTGCTGGTAAACCGCAATGTAGAACAGAACCTTACGCTCTGGATGTGCGTTGTCTTCCGATAGACGCAGCGAATCACGTAAGTCGTCATTGTCAGCCACTGCTAAACGCAGTGCACCCAGTGATTTATCCGACATTGAGCGAAGTTCGCCAGCCGTTAGATAAGCCAGTTCGCGCTTATGTAGACGACGTTCAACGTCATTCTCACGAGCTAAACGTAGGACTGAACACCAACCTGCTTTTGCTGCAACCACGAAGGTACGAAGCTCGGTGTACTCTTTCTGTACTTTCTTAAGACGCTTAGCTAACGCTTTCATCTCAAGTTCAGTTGAAGTAATAGTACGCTCGTATTCGCTCTTGCGGCTACGAGAAGTGTGCAGACGCTCTTGAAGCTCGTCACGACGACGTACAGCGCGCTCTTCAGCACCTTCATCAGCGTTAACACCGAACTCTTGAAGCTCTTGCTTGAACTCTTGAACAGTCTCTTGCTTCGCTTGGTGCGAGCTCTTCAGTGCTGCCAATACTTGGTTGTATTGGTTCATCTGTTCACGAGCTTGCTTTAAGCCATCACGGCCTTTAGCTCGAGCTTGTTCAGCTTGCACCAATTTCGCTTTTAATTGCTCGCTCAGTTCGCTGCTCTTGTTGAGCAAATCAACAGAGTCTGCGTAAGCAAAATAGTGACGACGCTCAATCAAATCAGACAGCGCGAACACTCTGCCTTTTAGGCTTTGTAGCGCGTTATCTGCTTGACGATATTCTGCTTCCAAAGTTTCGAATTGTTCTGGGTCAGCGTCAAGTGCAGATACAATTTGCTCTAGTGAAGTAAGCGCTTTACCGTGAGTGTTCAAGTAAGACTTAGCTTCGCTTAAACGCTCAAGTTGTGCTTCTAATTCAGCTAAGCGCTCAGCTAATGTTTCGTCTTCAAGAATACGAACCATTGGCGCGAGTTTGTCTAATGCACCTAGTGCCTGCTTGCTTTGTAGAAGTTGGCTACGTTGCTGCTGCTCTTTAGAGTTAAGCTCAGCCAGAGAACGAACAATTTGATTACGCTTATCACGAATCACAGCAAGTGCTTGTTCTGGGTCTGCGTTAAACGCAACATGCAGGTGCTTAGCAACAAAACTGTTGAATGCTTGGTATAGGCGATTCAGTTTCTGAGAATCGAACGCGGCTTTGGCGTGATTTTCCACAACAACATCACGCTCTTCACGCAATATCTCTAGGCGCTGTTCACGAGCCGCACGACCAAACAATGGAATCTCAGGGAAACGAGAATAACGCATTTGACGATCGTTCAACTGAACACAGACCGCACCTTCAAGCTCGTCGGCATTGAATGAGCTGTCATCAAACGCGTCTACATCGCCTTCAAGGATGTAAAGGTCTTCTGGACAATCATCAAGATCCACCAGCTTCTCTTTAATGCCATCCAAATCAGAAACCACAATCGCATGACGAGCTGGGCCGTACATCGCACTGAAGTAAGGTGCATCGCCAATGGTGATGTCGTCGTAGATCTCAGAAAGCAGTACGCCACCAAGAGTGTCAGCTAGGCCTTTCAGGCGAGGATCGTTAGAACCACCAGGAGA is a genomic window containing:
- the mukB gene encoding chromosome partition protein MukB, which codes for MIERGKYQSLTMVNWNGFFARTFDIDGLVTTLSGGNGAGKSTTMAAFITALIPDQSLLHFRNTTEAGSSQSSRDKGLYGKLQPGACYAALDVVNSRNQRLLFAVKLQQVAGRDKKVDIKPFVIQGLPSHVKPTDVLIQNVSDSHARVCQLNDVKAAVAQYEGAHFKAFSSIVDYHSQMFEYGVVPKKLRNSSDRSKFYRLIEASLYGGISSAITRSLRDYLLPQNGGVKKAFQDMESALRENRMTLEAIKTTQSDRDLFKHLITESTNYVAADYMRHANDRRNKLDQTMKFRGELFGSRETLLDQNNLLNRVQEELELLVDQESALEQDYQAASDHLQLVQTALRQQEKIARYSEDLEELNERLEEQMMVVEEAQERVLLAEEQATITEEEVDSLKTQLADYQQALDVQQTRALQYQQAVQALEKTKQLLGDESITAESALTLVSELKAQEESSTQTLLSTKHKLDMSSAASAQFDKALSLVKSIVGNVERKEASHSAKQALEKGRNAKHVVENEQQWRAQHRDMARDVAQQRQAKELATEYQKQHNISLTDEAVFDEERERHAMQIETLEYAQEELREAKSEQRRVQQNHDQEIQKLESIAPAWITANDALEALRDQTEAELEDSQAVMTQMQQVLEDEKSQAVAKDQLATRRAELEQEIERLASPGGSNDPRLKGLADTLGGVLLSEIYDDITIGDAPYFSAMYGPARHAIVVSDLDGIKEKLVDLDDCPEDLYILEGDVDAFDDSSFNADELEGAVCVQLNDRQMRYSRFPEIPLFGRAAREQRLEILREERDVVVENHAKAAFDSQKLNRLYQAFNSFVAKHLHVAFNADPEQALAVIRDKRNQIVRSLAELNSKEQQQRSQLLQSKQALGALDKLAPMVRILEDETLAERLAELEAQLERLSEAKSYLNTHGKALTSLEQIVSALDADPEQFETLEAEYRQADNALQSLKGRVFALSDLIERRHYFAYADSVDLLNKSSELSEQLKAKLVQAEQARAKGRDGLKQAREQMNQYNQVLAALKSSHQAKQETVQEFKQELQEFGVNADEGAEERAVRRRDELQERLHTSRSRKSEYERTITSTELEMKALAKRLKKVQKEYTELRTFVVAAKAGWCSVLRLARENDVERRLHKRELAYLTAGELRSMSDKSLGALRLAVADNDDLRDSLRLSEDNAHPERKVLFYIAVYQHLRERIRQDIIHTDDPVEAIEEMEVELARLTEELTQRENRLAISSESVASIIKKTIQREQNRIRMLNQGLSNIYFGQVKGVRLNVKIRESHEILLSGLATQQEQHKDLFESTRFTFSEAMAKLFQRVNPHIDMGQRSPQVLGEELLDYRNYLELSVEVNRGSDGWLQAESGALSTGEAIGTGQSILLMVVQSWEEESRRLRSKDIVPCRLLFLDEAARLDAKSISTLFELCDRLGMQLLIAAPENISPEKGTTYKLVRKVFKDHEHVHVVGLRGFAQNRPVSPVQELIEEAE